Proteins encoded by one window of Deinococcus yavapaiensis KR-236:
- a CDS encoding helix-turn-helix domain-containing protein — translation MKYEVHLTSEERAHLTAILKSGVAPTRKITHARILLKADQKTRGLDDQHIAEQLEISARTVARVRRRDVLDGFEAALDHLRPQRLKPKKLDERSEAHLIALSCSTVPDDLGHKTWTLRLLADRMVELGYVESISHETVRVYLKKTSSSPISTNNS, via the coding sequence ATGAAGTACGAGGTGCACCTCACAAGTGAGGAACGCGCCCACCTGACGGCGATCCTCAAATCCGGTGTCGCGCCCACTCGCAAGATCACCCATGCCCGGATTCTCCTCAAAGCCGACCAGAAGACCCGAGGCCTCGACGACCAGCACATCGCCGAGCAACTCGAAATCAGCGCCCGTACCGTCGCTCGCGTGCGACGCCGCGACGTCCTCGACGGCTTCGAAGCGGCGCTCGACCACCTACGCCCTCAGCGACTCAAACCGAAGAAACTCGACGAGCGTAGCGAAGCGCATTTGATTGCTTTGTCGTGCAGCACCGTGCCGGACGACCTCGGGCACAAGACTTGGACGCTTCGTCTGCTTGCTGATCGAATGGTCGAACTCGGGTATGTCGAGTCGATTTCGCACGAAACGGTGCGCGTCTATCTCAAAAAAACGTCCTCCAGCCCCATAAGCACGAACAATTCGTGA